One genomic segment of Terriglobales bacterium includes these proteins:
- a CDS encoding response regulator: MSLARAVNCELWSAPVPPAPIVFVVDDDVSVRESLELLIQHEGWQVETFASAQEFLDHPRAGLPSCLILDFSLPGLNGLELQERVAAERTDMPIIFITGHGDIPLTVRAMKAGAVEFLTKPFSDGVLLNAIRQALQRSRIALSHEAEVQELRNRYASLTPRERQVMALVVSGLLNKQIGGELGISEITVKAHRGQVMQKMKADSLAALVEMAGKLRKRASAVSFAPTK, translated from the coding sequence GTGAGCCTCGCGCGCGCTGTCAACTGCGAGTTGTGGTCAGCACCCGTGCCGCCCGCACCGATCGTATTCGTCGTTGATGACGATGTTTCCGTGCGCGAATCGCTGGAATTGCTGATCCAACACGAAGGTTGGCAAGTCGAAACCTTCGCATCCGCACAAGAATTCCTCGATCACCCGCGAGCTGGTCTTCCAAGCTGTCTGATCCTTGACTTTTCTCTTCCGGGCCTCAACGGTCTCGAACTGCAAGAGCGTGTAGCTGCCGAGCGGACTGATATGCCGATCATCTTCATTACGGGCCACGGCGATATACCGCTGACGGTCCGAGCCATGAAGGCCGGAGCGGTTGAATTCCTGACAAAACCTTTCAGTGATGGAGTGCTACTGAACGCCATTCGACAAGCCCTCCAGCGCAGCCGCATTGCTCTTAGCCACGAAGCGGAAGTACAGGAACTCCGGAACCGTTATGCGTCACTCACCCCTCGCGAACGGCAGGTCATGGCGTTGGTGGTTTCTGGCCTGTTGAACAAGCAGATCGGTGGCGAGCTCGGCATCAGCGAGATTACAGTGAAAGCGCATCGCGGACAGGTAATGCAGAAGATGAAAGCTGACTCCCTTGCCGCCCTAGTTGAGATGGCTGGCAAGCTTCGTAAGAGGGCCTCGGCTGTTAGTTTCGCTCCGACCAAGTAG
- a CDS encoding response regulator, with product MEWRILFVMESLQGRSATERPLLSVVDDDESVRESLPDLLREFGFAARAFSSANEFLLSDCVDETRCLILDIAMPDMNGLALQQELRRRGQEIPVIFITAQKDEAIREEAFKQGAVNVLYKPFSDTALLEALNAVVRVN from the coding sequence ATGGAGTGGCGCATTCTCTTTGTCATGGAGTCCCTTCAGGGAAGGAGCGCCACCGAACGTCCGCTTCTATCCGTAGTTGATGACGATGAGTCGGTGCGCGAGTCGCTGCCCGATTTGCTTAGGGAGTTCGGCTTTGCGGCCCGCGCTTTTTCGTCCGCGAATGAGTTCCTCTTGTCCGATTGTGTCGACGAGACCAGGTGTCTGATCCTCGACATCGCGATGCCGGACATGAATGGACTTGCTCTTCAACAGGAATTGAGGCGTCGTGGCCAAGAGATTCCGGTCATCTTCATCACCGCCCAGAAGGACGAAGCCATCCGGGAGGAAGCCTTCAAACAAGGAGCCGTGAACGTGCTGTACAAGCCGTTCAGCGACACGGCTTTGCTTGAAGCACTGAATGCGGTCGTCCGGGTGAATTGA
- a CDS encoding ATP-binding protein gives MTPRRVTVNRRWTNFQRVNAADAAADTVTADLIEILDIVEIPIVVLRRDLAIACFNKAAGVLGFSPADIGRAPRDVSVLAGLPRLEQQCSQVIAGGVESRADFHERDRWFVVRISPCTKGDHQVTGAVLTFTNVTAFRACVDQAIYERECTKAILNTVADPLVVLRADQRIEAGNRAFYTMFGVSRDEIQGVSLYELGNGAFELAPLHEQLKEMVAGDHAFRAVEVDNVLTTIGQRTLILDAHPLSFPGHFERRALVTFHDITARKQAEAAKDLRSEEELRRSETFLAEGQRLSLTGSFSWKVATGEITWSEQLYRIYEFEVGVPVTLELIRTRVHPEDVSLIEKMKMVDQAQDAGNGFEWHWRLMMPDHSIKYLHAVGHATRDRNGRLEYIAAVQDVTARRTSEEALARARSELGKVARVTSLGVLTASIAHEINQPISGIVTNASTCLRMLSDDPPNIDGARETARRTIRDGNRASDVIARLRTLYSKKDLSPELMDLNEAALEVTALSLGELHRNRVILRHELADDLPAVMADRIQLQQVILNLLRNASEAMSTVDDRPRELLIRTERDEGNHVRLSVKDVGVGLTHVADNLFEPFHTTKADGMGIGLSISRSIIEAHHGNLWAIPNDGPGATFSFAIPCRLEDLAAFETPVNRPDPATDAA, from the coding sequence ATGACACCGCGGCGGGTTACGGTCAATCGCCGCTGGACCAATTTCCAGCGGGTCAACGCTGCCGACGCGGCTGCAGACACCGTGACTGCTGATCTGATCGAGATCCTGGATATCGTTGAAATTCCGATTGTCGTCCTGCGACGCGACCTTGCGATCGCTTGTTTCAATAAGGCGGCGGGTGTCCTAGGCTTCTCGCCGGCGGACATTGGTCGGGCGCCCCGCGATGTCTCGGTGCTCGCTGGCTTGCCGCGCCTGGAACAGCAGTGCAGCCAGGTCATCGCCGGCGGAGTGGAATCACGGGCCGACTTTCACGAGAGGGACAGGTGGTTCGTTGTCCGGATATCTCCGTGCACGAAAGGCGATCACCAAGTCACTGGCGCCGTGCTCACGTTCACGAATGTGACTGCTTTCCGCGCATGCGTGGATCAGGCCATCTACGAACGCGAGTGCACTAAGGCAATCCTCAACACGGTCGCCGATCCTCTCGTCGTGCTGCGTGCTGACCAGCGGATCGAAGCGGGCAATCGTGCCTTTTACACAATGTTCGGGGTTTCTCGCGATGAGATACAAGGGGTCTCACTCTACGAGCTTGGGAACGGCGCCTTTGAGCTTGCCCCGTTGCATGAGCAACTCAAGGAGATGGTTGCCGGCGATCACGCATTCCGGGCCGTCGAGGTGGATAACGTCCTTACGACAATCGGTCAGCGGACGCTAATTCTTGATGCCCATCCTTTGTCTTTTCCGGGCCATTTCGAGCGCCGCGCTTTGGTGACTTTCCACGACATCACGGCGCGCAAGCAGGCTGAAGCGGCCAAAGACCTGCGCTCGGAGGAGGAGTTGCGTCGCAGCGAGACATTTCTCGCAGAGGGCCAACGCCTCAGCTTGACCGGCAGCTTTTCTTGGAAGGTAGCGACCGGCGAAATCACGTGGTCAGAGCAGCTCTATCGCATCTACGAGTTTGAGGTCGGCGTGCCCGTGACGCTCGAGCTAATCCGCACTCGCGTCCATCCAGAAGACGTCAGTTTGATTGAGAAAATGAAAATGGTCGACCAGGCGCAAGACGCCGGCAACGGCTTCGAGTGGCACTGGCGTTTGATGATGCCTGACCATTCGATCAAGTATCTGCACGCTGTCGGCCACGCGACCCGGGACCGGAATGGTCGACTGGAGTACATCGCGGCGGTTCAGGATGTCACGGCTCGCCGAACCTCGGAAGAAGCTCTCGCCAGGGCCAGGTCGGAACTTGGGAAGGTTGCGAGAGTTACGAGCCTGGGAGTGCTAACGGCGTCGATCGCACACGAGATCAATCAGCCTATTTCCGGCATCGTCACCAATGCCAGCACGTGTTTGCGGATGCTCTCTGACGATCCCCCAAACATCGATGGCGCTCGCGAGACCGCCCGGCGCACGATTCGTGATGGGAACCGGGCCTCCGACGTAATCGCTCGACTGCGTACGCTTTATAGCAAGAAGGACCTCTCGCCGGAATTGATGGACCTGAATGAGGCCGCCCTAGAGGTCACGGCGCTGTCGCTGGGTGAGCTGCATCGGAACCGAGTGATTCTGCGCCATGAGCTTGCAGATGACCTGCCGGCCGTCATGGCCGATCGAATCCAGCTTCAGCAGGTCATCCTGAACCTTCTACGGAACGCTTCCGAGGCGATGAGCACCGTTGACGATCGCCCGAGAGAATTGCTCATCAGAACCGAACGCGATGAAGGGAATCACGTGCGCCTTAGCGTGAAGGATGTGGGAGTCGGTCTCACTCACGTCGCGGACAACCTCTTCGAACCTTTCCATACGACCAAAGCCGACGGAATGGGAATCGGGCTGTCTATCAGCCGGTCCATTATCGAGGCTCATCATGGAAATCTCTGGGCGATCCCCAATGATGGACCCGGAGCTACATTTTCCTTTGCCATCCCTTGTAGACTCGAAGATTTGGCGGCCTTCGAAACTCCTGTCAATCGGCCTGATCCGGCAACGGACGCGGCATGA